tctctttcttgaaTCCGTGCTAGTCCAGATATACTACTATCATACTACTCTCTAGAGACTGAATCATTGTGTTTTTGTCGCCTGGTTTTCGTCAGAATTATCGAGCCCCTGACATCCAGATGTTCCAAGTTCCGCTTCAAACCCCTGGACaaccagatccaggaggagCGTCTGCTGGACATCTGCAAGAAGGAGGACTTGAAATACTCGCCCGAGGTACGGTCCCCTCGCCAGTCATGTGCCCTCAGCCCTGGAGACCTGCATGTCACACAGAAGGTTTATGGGCTTGTTCGAACATGACAGATGTTCACCTCAGGATCCCTGGATGTCCTTTGGTGAAGTCAGGCCATACAGAAGACATCACTCATCTTTTGATCACCAGATTCTGTATTTGACCCCTTTGCGATCACTGTTAAATCCATCAATTCTGTACCGGTTACAGTTCAAGCTTCGGCCTTCGCTTACAACCTGTGCCAACCTCTAATCGCGTACGACACAGAACCGTGGCCGACCGAACCATAACCCCTCAGGCCCTGTGTCCCCCCCAGGCCATTGCAGCCTTGGTGAAGGTGTCGGAGGGAGACCTGAGGAAAGCCATCACCTTCCTCCAGAGCGCCGCCAGACTCAACGTGGACAAGGAGATCTCTGAGAAGGCCATCGTCGAGATTGCCGGGGTGAGTCCGTCTTCTCGTGAACGGCTGTTGTCGTTGCCGGGCGACGCATCCTCACTGCAACACTAGTGCTGTTGGCCAAAGCCGACTCCTTTTAGAGATATGAAGGGGAGTGTATTATTTCGACAGTAAACACTACCCAGTCAACCAAAACCTCAGAAAGAGGACTAAGTGTGTATACCGGAACATTCCCTGCCTTAGAATCACAGCAGACATGTCCACAAACTCTTGTGTCGAGGCATCTTCAATGGTAACTGGATTAAAGCATGGTTTGGCTTTCGTGGATTCTAATGCAGGATGTTGTGGTTCTCTGTAAGGTTGTTCCTGAAAAGATCATCCAGGGGCTGCTGCAGATCTGCTACAAAGGCACGTTTGAGAAGCTAGAGGTGGCTGTTCGGGTAGGTCGACGTCCCCCCTCCGAAATGTTCTAATCTGACCTCGTCGATCCATCCCCGCTGTTATCGTCGCCGTTTGCAGGCTACAACTCAAAAGCTGCAAAGGTTCAGTAAGCAGTCGTCCAGCAACTCCCTCAACTGGACGTGAGGTGTGAAGGTGCGGCCGTGGCCCTGAGAGGTTAATCACCTGTCAACCCTCCCTCTTTCAGGACGTGATAGACGAGGGCTACGCTGCCACAGTCATCCTCGGCCAGCTGCATGAGACCGTCATCGAGGACGACCTGAACGACAAACAGAAGTCCGCCATCGCAGAGAAGATGGCGGTAAGCGACAGTGTTTATAGTCTATTAGTGGAGACACCACAGGattctacaatttttttttcaatcaagccGTTTGTTCATGTTTCTTTTTAATGCATCTTTCAGGAGGTTGACAAGTGTCTCGTTGATGGGGCGGATGAATACCTACAAATACTGAGTCTGTGTTCGGTCATCCTGCAGCAGTCTTCTCAGAACTGACCAAactacctcccctcctcccactcacTATCCATTCCTCTGCATGTACTCAGTTACAAAAAATGTACAGAAAAGTTTGTAAGTTTAGATTGTAATAAAATTACAATTGTTTTTTCTATCTCGTCACCTTACTggaatatttttatttatttggtaAAATATGCCCTTCATCCCACTGAATCAATAAGAACACGTTTTAACATAtaactttttatttttaaacGGGTCAAGAACAATTCAAGAACAATTCAAAGTGTTTATACTACAGCCCCCTTCTATGAGAAAAAGTGGGTCTTTGAATTTAAAAAAGCGTGATTAAATACGTTAAATACACTGCACAAGTCACCTAGATATAGCTTAATTTAAGAGACTATATCATCCACCTCAAACCTCTGCATAACCTCACATATGTCACCTTCACATAGTTAGAAGACTTGAGACAACACTTATAGTTTTTAGTCCACAAGTAAACGATTAAACGATAGAGGATGTCTACTACACGCACTGTTATTGGTCTAGGAAAAGGAAGTCTAAAAGAGAACCACTTTGAAGACGCCATCGTGTCTTCGAACACCCACCCCTGCGCTCGACCTGTTGGGGAAGACAACCGCTCCTACGAGAGCCTGCGACCGCAGTCGCCGCCTCGCTTTGAGAATATCTGGATTTCTGATCCTCTTTCAGCATTAGACACAAAGATAGATTCGATATATTTCGGATAAAAGGACCGCAATGCACCCGTTTGGTTCTGCCACAGCGAGCGCCGCAAACAGAAAATCATAAGAGTAACCCAGCCGCGTGTCAATTCTAGATCAGGTCAGCCACGTTCATCGGCATCTCGTCAACGGTCGTGTTGTAAAAAGTTTCAATGTCGCGAAGGATCCTCTTGTCGTCCTCATTAACAAAGTTGATGGCCACGCCTTTTCTGCCGAATCGGCCGCCGCGCCCAATCCTGTCgaaagacgggggggggggggggaaacgccACCATGTTACCAAACAAAAGACGGTCAAAGTTGTTTATTGTCTGTTTCAAACCCGAGTGTTAAACCTGTGGATGTAATTCTCCCGGTTGGTGGGCAGATCGTAGTTGATAACCAGAGACACCTGCTGCACGTCAATGCCACGGgcctacaaacaaacaaacacacacacacacacacacacacacacacaccttctcagcCCTCATGCAACATACATAATTCAGTGCACGTGAAATCTGAAAGCTCAGCCTTGTCATTTGAAGCCACGCTACCCTACAATGTAAGGCCAACTCAAAAGGATTTAATAAAAGGCTGCGATTAGTCAAAGGAAGCTTATTTAGGGGGGAGTGTTATCTAAAGCGGACCACTACTGCTCCATCACAGCAGGGGCTCCTTGTACGTAAGGAGAGGTTTCGTTACCAGAAGGTCGGTGGTGATCAGAACTCGGCTGGATCCTGAACGGAACTCTCTCATGATgacgtctctctccttctggtcCATGTCTCCATGCTGACACGACAAGGAGAACTTGGATTTAGCATTCAGCAGTTTGGATCAACGAGTCAGGTGAAACTGGATCTCCTTAAAGGCACACAATCTCATCTGGTACAGGTAGCCAGCCAGGAGGTCGAGAGGATGTTTATAGATGCACTGATCATGTTATAGGTGTGCAAGAACACCTGCTGGTGACGTTTCTGATCAGTACTGAGATGGGAGGCACAGAGATCTACACGCCACATATCTATTCAAAAGTTAGGGACAGCAATGTATTTTGTTAATATGACACATTGCATCCATTTGATTTTCTTCCAACTGCATGTGCCGTGTGACTATCTCGGTCCAATCGCGATCGAGTGATCACGCCTGAGGTGAAAGTTGGCCTAGTTTAATCAGCTGGATATGCACGTTCTCTTTTGCGGTCCAAATAGTTGCTGATATATACGAAAAACCCCAGAAATGTTTCCCaaaaatcccccccccacacccaagtGAGGAGTGTGAGGGTCCTCTCTCACCAGGGCGGACACGGTGAAGTCGCGGGCGTGCATCTTCTCGGTGAGCCAGTCCACCTTCCTCCTGGTGTTGAGGAAGATGACAGCCTGGGTGATGGTCAGGGTCTCGTACAGGTCGCACAGCGTGTCCAGCTTCCACTCCTGCCGACcacagcgagggagagagggagggggagagcgaaGGGTGAGACTAGAGCGGAGGGAAAACGGATCCGGTTTCAGTTGACTGGGGCGGGGTGCGTTTCGTTTCACGGCATGCGCTACCTTTCTGCCTCATCAGAATCGGTTTTTATTGCCATGCGagttaacacaaacacagaatttactgtggcaggaaggtgcatacaatgaaCATACACGTATCTTAATAAATAAGATAAAAAAGTTGAAAAAGCAGAATGtataaatacaatttacaagtcTTTCCTTCACTAATCAGAGACAGCTTGAAACCACACGGCCCCGACCCTGATCACCATCTAAccgtacctctctctccacgtTGATGTAGAACTGGCGGATGCCCTCCAGGGTCAgctcctccttcttcaccagGATCTGGATGGGGTCCCGCATGAACTTCTTGGTGACCTCCAGCACCTCGACAGGCATGGTGGCCGACAGCAGCACCACCTGGTGGGCGCACGCGCACGGTCAACAACAATGCATCAACACGGAGGGAAACCGAAAAGGTTGGCTGCAACCATAGATGTTGCTTGTGGAAATAAAAACCCATAggcaaatacatttaaaaaaatataataataataaaaatattaaaaacTCACTTGGATGTTCGTGCTTAATTTTTGAAATATCTCGTAGATCTGATCCTTGAATCCTCGACTCAGCATTTCATCGGCTTCGTCCAAGACGAACATCTTGATGGCCTTAGGAGCTGGGCGGAACAAGAGGAGCAGCTTCACCCAAATGCCCAATCACTGTGCATGTTGTTTTACACACAGATATTGCCACAAACTGGCCCTTAGAAACAAGAGTCCTCCATTGAAAGCCCAGACCCAGTTCAAAACCTATCCCCTGAAGAGCCAGACATAAAAAAGACCCATTTGACTCGTAAAAAATTCAGGCCAAGCCTCCATAACATCCATTCTTTACCATAAGAAGGACGTTTGAATAAATTATGCAAAAATAATATAAGACGTCATCCCGTTCTTTATCAATTTTTCAAAAGTGTCTTGATTTTCAATTATACAGAATATAATGACAaacatttcaatacattttAGCATCAGTAAATGTAGTGTTCCTGCATTTATCTTACCAATACAGAATAATCTAATACTGGGTGCAGAGTCCAGGACTTCGACCCTCCCAACCCTAACCTTGTGGAGGTAGTTTTGTGATCAAGGCCAGGAGATTACGACTCCATCTAGGATTAAATCAGTCTGCCCCAGTGAACAGCTAAACAGACCTTGCAGCACCTGAAGAGGAACTTCTTCCGACAACGACACAGAAGGAATTCCTACAACGGCCGTTCTAGCGGCTTAGGACCGTGTATTGGAGTCGCTCGGTCGCTCGGCGGAGGCAGGAACTCACACAGATATCTGCGGTTCATCATGTCGAAGACGCGTCCGGGCGTGCCCACCACGATGTGCGGGGCCTCGGCCTCCAGCTTCTTCATCTCGTTGTGGACGTTGGTGCCTCCGATGCAGGCGTGGCAGGCCGCGCCCATGTAGTCCCCCAGGGCCAGGATCACCTTCTGGATCTGGCGCGAGCAAAGCAGCCAGGTCACGGGTGGAACATGGGGGGTCCTGTGTAAAACCGCCGATCCCACATAACCTCCCATATATTTATACATGATCCCATATACAATCTGTGATTTTCCAGTTCTAGGGCCGGGGCTGTGCCGTGTACTGCAAAAGAATCCTAACTTGGAATTCTGGATCATTAAATGCCGTTTTTGTGCAAACGGATGCACCTGGAAGGTACCGGAAGGCATCCAACTCATGTGTACCCTGGAAGTTACTTCACACAGAATGTACGTGACGTTTTAGCCAGGAATATGCAGGATGAAGCGGTTGGCGGCAGGTGGCTCCTCAAAGCTCCTCGAGTCATTATGCATGGGTATGGGTAAGTATGGGTTGGAATACTTGCCCTGGGCCTGCACATTACATTCACTAATGCTCATACAGATTAAGCAACCAGTGATGAGTTGAATAAGAAAACAGATGCTGAAAGGGAATCATGTGGTTTTAGAGCGGAGCTGTTTGTGTGGGAGAGATACAAGACCGAACCGCCGTGTCAATCGTGCAACCAAGGCAGTTTTAATTTACCCCCAAAAATGTTTAGAAAAACACTAACCAGTGCCAGAGATCACCACTAAagcgttttggggggggggggggggagaaattgAAGATACCTTTTTGTTGGGGTATTATGCTGCCGTGGTTGACACCTAGTTAAACTAGGACCCCTCGGTTTCAGCATACCTGCTGAGCCAGCTCTCTGGTGGGGGCCAGCACCAGAGCCTGGGTCTCCTTCTGCCCCAAGTCCAGCTTCTGCAGGATGGAGATGGCGAACGTGGCCGTCTTCCCCGTCCCCGACTGGGCCTGCGCAATGACGTCAAAGCCTGGaaaacgaggggggggggggatttgacaACATTGGGTAGAAAGTTTGAGGGCAAACGATAGAGCTGGCTTTTGGGCCGCCacaagtgggggtgggggggaatccAAAGTCGTGCGAGAAAATACAGGGGGAGGGTTTATGAGGAAACGCCTGCTTCCTGTTAAGTCTTTGCTATTCTATCTACTACGATCTCTAAGCTGAGTGATCAGAAGAGCACATAATTGTCTCCATTCGAGAGGTCAGTCCCGAAAGATGGTACGCCATCATTTCGCTCAGTAGCCTAGTGATCATGAAACCGACTGGGGAGATGCACTCGAATGCTTACAGGTATGTTCTGTACACGGTTACGTGTTTCATGTACCTTTAATGCAGGGGATGATGGCTCTCTGCTGGATGGCAGACGGCTTCTCAAACCCGTAGGCGTAGATCCCCCGCAGGAGCAGCTCCTTCAGGGCCATATCATCAAAGTTGTCTGTGATCTCATTCCAGTTGCTCTGAAACGACACGGCCCAGAGACGTCGGGTCACGGTCAGTGTCCATCCGCGACACACCCTAGGTCCTGACCGTGTAAACCCTGCCTCGTTTGTGGTAGGTTTAGGAACTGCTTTTCCCTCCATTGCTTTATGGGATTGATGCATATTACAACATTTCGTTACACCTGTGTGTGAAAATGGACACAACTACTGTTGTGGAATGCAAATAGTAGTTATCTGACCAACTACTATAGGTTTAACTGAAACTCAAACAACAAGCAATGTTGAATTTGAAACACAGAACTCGGCAGGTTTCGTTTCGGTGTCGGCTATCGTTCCGGTTCGGAGGAGACAGACGAAGGAAGAACACaccttcttcccccccctctcactgacAATGTGCCACCGTAATACACACCTAATCTACCTGTCACCCCTACGCGCGCTCTGCTTTtgtgtccctcccccctccccttcttgtGAGGATCTGCTGATGCCTGTGCAACCTGGCAGGGAACCTTGAGTACTCACCGGCAGAATCTACTGCCTGGATACCAGTGGCAAGCAACTGTTTTGATACCTGTTATGTGCTACCTGTATTCCTGTTATGTTCTGAAGTACATGAGTCTGTCAGTCTAAACTGTCACCAAGGCCCAGGCCCACTCACCTCAATGACACCATCTGGCTCCATTCCATCAGGCCCCCCATGGTCTCTGTCTCTAGAGCTGAGGGTAAAACTAGAAGATTAGTCTCTCGCATTGAACTAATGGGAGACAGAAGTCTCGTTTTGTGTCATGTTACATAAGTTTCAATACATTAGTTGTGTGTAGACATTCACATACAAGGATAGCAGTGAAAACATGACATGGGCGAACACAAAGTCCAATGCAGAACTTGTACAACAACAGCAGATGCAATGGTGCTTGAAGGCAAGTTGGTACAACAAGATCTTCGCTGAATACCACTGACAAGTTTGTTCCTAGTGTGGAATGAACGACACACAAAACAAGCTGATGCAGAACTACAGCCTCCATTGGGAACATGAACAGAGGAACGTCAGATAGGGTTCCCATTATAGTGACAGCTAGCTAGTGATGCATGTTTTTTTATGGAAGTAGCAATCCAGCTGGCTAAATAAGGACCAGAGGACACACTAGCATCCTCTGTCGCATCAGGCTTGATAGCTAGCCAACTATTTCTAAAGAACAGCAACCTTCTTGCATAGATTGTTTATTACATGCAGACATATATTCCATGCAATTAAATCGGACCATGACAGCAGTTATTGTTAAAACTGGCAAGCCATACACAAGTACACAAGTAATTTTTACCTATTGTAGTCCGCAGAATCGCTTGACATATTCCTACCGAAGCTTCAAGGTTTTTCTGAAAGGAAATGGATTTATCACGCAGACAGTTTCGAGCTGGCTGGAACTACTACTTCCGGTGACTGATTCTGAATGGAACACATAATCGCAATAAACGACAAATAATTTGGTATTTGTCCATTAATGTACACCGTGTATAGTTCACCTGAAAATAGCATCGAAGGAAAACGATTTGACAACGTACCAAATGTTTAGATTTCCGACGCCATGTACTACCTACTGTTTCGGAGGGATATTGCAGTAAACTGGAGAGGAGATGGACATTTTTGTGACGGGGtttctccaaatccataccAGGGGCATAAGCGGCTACTCTAGAAGTCCATCAAAATACATACAACAAACGCTCTGGATGCTCTGTTTGGTCAACTTTTATAGCGATCAGTTTCACTGCCTTATatgtaaaacaaataaaatatcgTCTAAAAACCAAGGAAGATAAAATAACTATtacaaataaatgtataaacatATTGTAAATAAATACTTTATTTACATCTATAACTGACAGAAGGTAGATAGGTTCAATAATGTGGTTTTGACAGAGCAGCTACAGTGCAGTATAACTTCGAGCGTCTGATGTGAGCAACACTGACCTACTATCTGTCCAATAGTGTTTTACAACATATGTACAGTCATTGAcctaatttccctctctctttctttctgtgtcaCTGTTTGTCATAGTTTGCATGCTTTCGTTTTTCAGTGGCTCCTGCGATGAGTATACTCATCGCAGGAGTGGCTGTGGCCAGTCCTCGTTTGTCAACCGTTGACAAATGAGGACTGGCCACAGCCTCGTTCATAGAGACATGGCAAGGCTGCCGTTGTTGATGAGTCCTGCCTGTCTCCTCCAACCATTTGGACTTGACAGAGATTCTGTCAAATCTCACAGACATTGTGTAGAATGCAGCTGACTTGAATAATGGTGAGAATGACATGGATGACACTACAGTTTAACGACGCTGACAGCACGAATATGTAGTTGTGCATGGTGTCAGATGTCACAAAAATCATCAAGCACAATTTACATTGACAAGGTCATTATGAATTTGTACACGCACTACAGGCGTTTTGCGATaacaatttttttaaatcaacatGGTTGGATGGATTATGGGACATAAGGATTGTGGGCTACAACTGCTCTTTATCATATAAACTGCATGGACGATAATATGTGGACACCGTTCGACAAATGGACATCGGTTTGTGGAACCTGGGCTGTCTGCATCTTCTCTGTGTCTGAATCCAGTGGGGCACAGACATTGCTGTGTGTGGGTCTCCATAGACTGTATTGACGCAGTGGTACTGGTGGAGGTGGCCTCATAGTACCGTGATGAGGATGGAGACATGCAGAAAGTGTTCATGTGACATAAAGGCTCCTTATTAGGCAGGCTACTGGGCTGCCCACAGTTACTTGGAGCAGAATAAGTGCTGCCAGCACATGGCCAGTAACTAGGGGCCACCTATTTGCCATTGAGCAAAAACCAATGGGCCCAGTGCATGTTAACTTGGCAGACATTACTGTACAGTGCCAACCTCGGTTTGATGGATCTCTCTCTACTGCATGATCCTGTTTTGATAACTATTTAGCTCTTTATCTATTTCTTTATGAACTGAATTATATATCCAATACATATAATTTATAATAATATCAATAGTTGACTAACGATCTAACATTATTGATTGCACTGCAATCAACTACAAGAGAAAAACTACTTGTTTTAGGTCTCTGCTTCCCGCCGTTTCCTTGGCAACACGATATGGCATTTCTGTGTTATGATTTGATCAAGTCACGTCTGGTAAGTACGTCAGAGCGCAGTAAAGTGTCCCACAATGCATTGTATTTGGTCAAAACATTTGCTAGGCTAATCATAGTAGCATCGAGCTAGCGACCACATAACGCACAGTAATAACGATATTACACTGCTTAAGATCTGTAAACGTTGTCCGATTACAGTGACCGCAAGATTAGTAGATCTGAAGTGTTTGCTTGGTTTGTTACTAATTCGTTGCGGCTGCGTTTTATTAGGTATGTCTGATCACAATTTTCTGCTTTTTACTGACTGAAATCTGACTTGATTTTTCAATTGACTATTGTGTGTACTGACAGGACTGTGGCTTGTTCCGTGCAGTATGTTGTAGAAAGTTTGCTTGGTAGCAAGAGCTATGTTAAAATAAACGACCAGCCTAGCAGTCACCTATTGACGTGTTAAGTTGTATGTTGTGCAAATGCAGGTCATCCATTGAGGAAACGCAGGACTCCGGACAGGAGGAGTTGTTTGTTGTGCTCTGATACACTCCACTCAGGTTCCCATGATGGACCAAGAGTATGAACGTCGCTTGCTCAGGCAAATCAACATCCAAAATGAAAATACCAGTCCCATTGTAAGCCTGATACTTGCATACgatacttttttgttgttgtaccaTTGCAGGTTAAAGTGCGTCATTTTTCTCTGGTTATTTTGGCTGACTTCTCTGTCAAATATTGTCAATGTGCAGAAAGTGACCGAGGTGATTAagcacctgactcccacaaacTCCCCACTGTCATCCCCAAGCAAGCATGGAGACAGGTTCATCCCAGCACGGGCTGGTGCCAACTGGAGCATCAACTTTCACCGAATCAACGTACGAAGCAACTCAATCTTTTCAATAGTAGACTGTAGGATGGTCCCTATTTTTGGCTTTTGTTATACTAGATGGATGACGTAATATTAACATTATGACAAAtagatgttgtttttttgtgtttaggAAAATGAAAAGTCCCCAAGtcaaaatagaaaaacaaagGAAGCAACCTCAGATAATAGTAAAGGTATGTGGTTTCAAACCTCGCTCGTAACTAATCTAGCAATCCAACGCCACTGTTTTGTAAACTTCTCAGATCACTTTCAAATCTCCACATCTGCAACTTGTTGTTCAGAATGTTCAGAATTGTTATCATGGAGTAATTACccatacaaagtaaatatctaTGCCATTGCTCTTCACTTTTCCTTCTTCCTGTCCGTAGCGGATGGGCTGGCCTACTCGGCCCTGCTGAAGAACGAGCTGCTGGGAGCGGGGATAGAGAAGGTTCAGGACCCCCAGACGGAGGACAGGCGCCTGCAGCCCTCCACGCCCGAGCGGAGAAGCCTCTTCACGGTGAGGCCGCCTGTCTATCCTCCTCACGCCTCCTCGCCCCTTCCGCAAATTGTAACTTACCGCTCGATTTCCCTCTCGTTTCCTTGTCCACGCAGTACTCTCTTAGAACAAAGAGGGCGTCTTCACCAGATGATGGCAACATCTCCCCGTACTCGTTATCCCCTGTCAGCATCAAGAGGTGAATGTCGTGTGACCCCCATCGCTTCTACTCTACATACTTTTTCTACGTTTTGTAGTGATTCGTTCCCTTGTTATAATCATAATACTTGTGGAAAGATCCCTGACCGAAACCGATCCCGTATTTTGAAACCTACATCCATGTGAGTGAACCGGTGCGCAGCAATCGTTCTGgatttcttcttcctctttgcAGTCAAAAGTTGCTACGGTCACCAAGGAAGCCTACCAGGAAGATCTCCAAGATTCCGTTCAAGGTCCTGGATGCCCCAGAGCTCCAGGACGACTTTTACCTCAACCTGGTCGATTGGTCCTCCCTGAACGTGCTGAGTGTGGGCCTGGGCACCTGTGTCTACCTCTGGAGTGCCTGCACCAGCCAGGTACTATGTGTGGAGGACCtatttgtggagtgtgtgtgtgtgtgcgtgtctgtgtgtgtaaatatcttaaaaagagagaaagagaagtgatATGTATGGTTATTTTCAGCTAGCGTTCCGAAAGTAGGGCAGCCATGGAGTCAGGCATATCGACACCaccctctctcaaacacaacCAAACGCCCTTCTTTCAGGTAACTCGTCTGTGTGACTTGTCAGTGGAGGGGGATTCGGTCACTTCAGTTGGCTGGTCGGAACGAGTGAGTTCCAACTTCCTCCCAGTAACTTGTCGATCACCCGGCAGTCAACAGCGTCAAACACTGTCAACAATAGTTCTTCATGTATGCCTTTGTACGGTGTGGCTCTTGTGTGATGCCTGATGCCTGAGGTTTTTGCGGCTGCAGGGTAATCTGGTGGCGGTGGGGACTCACAAGGGCTACATCCAGATCTGGGACGCCGGGGCGGGGAAGAAGCTGTTCGCCCTGGAGGGACACACAGCCAGAGTTGGTGAGCCGAACATAGGCGGACGATAATGAGGCCTTTCAAACGTCATCGCGGTTTAACAATCGTTACGTGACCGCTACGCCGTGATCTCCAGGCGCGCTGGCGTGGAACGCGGACCAGCTGTCGTCGGGCAGCCGGGACCGTGTGATCCTCCAGAGGGACATACGGACTCCGCCCCTGCAGTCGGAGCGCCGCCTGCAGGGTCATCGCCAGGAGGTCTGCGGCCTGAAGTGGAGCACGGACCACCAGCTGCTGGCGTCGGGGGGCAACGACAACAAGGTACCGgttacacacacgtatacaaccACGCAAACGCCTTCCTGTCAGCTCGACAAGTGGCCTGACTTGCGTATGTCGCTTGTCCATCCATTCGCCCCACCGAATCAACTAATTGATCAATcttcaggggagtcaggtggctgagcggtgagggaatcgggctagtaatccgaaggttgccagttcgattcccggtcatgccaactgacgttgtgtccttgggcaaggcacttcaccctacttgcctcgggggaatgtccctgtacttactgtaagtcgctctggataagagcgtctgctaaatgactaaatgtaaatgtaatgtaatcttTTTGTCTCCATACAATGCATTTTCTCGAACAAACAATGCAGTAAAAATGAAGTGTGTTCATCTCGACTCcaccctgtgctctgtgtgtgtgtgtgtttgtgtgtccagctCCTGGTGTGGAACCATTCCAGCCAGAACCCGGTCCATACGTACACCGACCACGTGGCGGCGGTGAAGGCCATCGCCTGGTCCCCCCACCAGCACGGGCTGCTGGCCTCCGGCGGGGGCACGGCTGACCGCTGCATCCGTTTCTGGAACACCCTGACGGGCCAGCCCCTGCAGTGCATGGACACAGGCTCCCAGGTCTGCAACCTGGCCTGGTCCAAACACGCCAACGAGCTGGTGAGGAGAAAGGAGATGTgggtagagatggaggaaaTGTTGGTTCTGCTGAACCCTAATAAAGAGATATGCCGTCCAGACACAATCTGAACTAGCCTGGGAACCAGATGAATCTGCGAGCTCGTGTTTTATTTGCTCTGGCAGATGGGTCTCGCTTCCCTCCCATTCAAACGGATTTCCCTCTGACCGGAATCTGGACGGACCAATCACAACCGTTTATCTGTACCCTGTTTCCTCCTCTGTCCACCCCAGGTGAGCACGCATGGCTACTCCCAGAACCAGATCCTAGTGTGGAAGTACCCGGCTCTGACCCAGGTGGCCAAGCTGACCGGACACTCCTACAGGGTGCTCTACCTGGTGAGCTGAAATTGTTTGATTT
The sequence above is drawn from the Osmerus eperlanus chromosome 24, fOsmEpe2.1, whole genome shotgun sequence genome and encodes:
- the LOC134011264 gene encoding fizzy-related protein homolog; translated protein: MMDQEYERRLLRQINIQNENTSPIKVTEVIKHLTPTNSPLSSPSKHGDRFIPARAGANWSINFHRINENEKSPSQNRKTKEATSDNSKADGLAYSALLKNELLGAGIEKVQDPQTEDRRLQPSTPERRSLFTYSLRTKRASSPDDGNISPYSLSPVSIKSQKLLRSPRKPTRKISKIPFKVLDAPELQDDFYLNLVDWSSLNVLSVGLGTCVYLWSACTSQVTRLCDLSVEGDSVTSVGWSERGNLVAVGTHKGYIQIWDAGAGKKLFALEGHTARVGALAWNADQLSSGSRDRVILQRDIRTPPLQSERRLQGHRQEVCGLKWSTDHQLLASGGNDNKLLVWNHSSQNPVHTYTDHVAAVKAIAWSPHQHGLLASGGGTADRCIRFWNTLTGQPLQCMDTGSQVCNLAWSKHANELVSTHGYSQNQILVWKYPALTQVAKLTGHSYRVLYLAMSPDGEAIVTGAGDETLRFWNVFSKTRSTKESVSVLNLFTRIR
- the LOC134011087 gene encoding eukaryotic initiation factor 4A-II isoform X2 translates to MLKPRGPSLTRCQPRQHNTPTKRTPHVPPVTWLLCSRQIQKVILALGDYMGAACHACIGGTNVHNEMKKLEAEAPHIVVGTPGRVFDMMNRRYLSPKAIKMFVLDEADEMLSRGFKDQIYEIFQKLSTNIQVVLLSATMPVEVLEVTKKFMRDPIQILVKKEELTLEGIRQFYINVEREEWKLDTLCDLYETLTITQAVIFLNTRRKVDWLTEKMHARDFTVSALHGDMDQKERDVIMREFRSGSSRVLITTDLLARGIDVQQVSLVINYDLPTNRENYIHRIGRGGRFGRKGVAINFVNEDDKRILRDIETFYNTTVDEMPMNVADLI
- the LOC134011087 gene encoding eukaryotic initiation factor 4A-II isoform X1, translated to MSSDSADYNSSRDRDHGGPDGMEPDGVIESNWNEITDNFDDMALKELLLRGIYAYGFEKPSAIQQRAIIPCIKGFDVIAQAQSGTGKTATFAISILQKLDLGQKETQALVLAPTRELAQQIQKVILALGDYMGAACHACIGGTNVHNEMKKLEAEAPHIVVGTPGRVFDMMNRRYLSPKAIKMFVLDEADEMLSRGFKDQIYEIFQKLSTNIQVVLLSATMPVEVLEVTKKFMRDPIQILVKKEELTLEGIRQFYINVEREEWKLDTLCDLYETLTITQAVIFLNTRRKVDWLTEKMHARDFTVSALHGDMDQKERDVIMREFRSGSSRVLITTDLLARGIDVQQVSLVINYDLPTNRENYIHRIGRGGRFGRKGVAINFVNEDDKRILRDIETFYNTTVDEMPMNVADLI
- the rfc4 gene encoding replication factor C subunit 4, translating into MQAFFKGPSGQVPRPQKDKGAGSSGEKKAKAVPWVEKYRPKCVDDVAFQEEVVAVLKKSLEGADLPNLLFYGPPGTGKTSTILAAARELYGPELYKQRVLELNASDERGIQVVREKVKRFAQLTAAGKRTDGKPCPPFKIIILDEADSMTGPAQAALRRTMEKESRTTRFCLICNYVSRIIEPLTSRCSKFRFKPLDNQIQEERLLDICKKEDLKYSPEAIAALVKVSEGDLRKAITFLQSAARLNVDKEISEKAIVEIAGVVPEKIIQGLLQICYKGTFEKLEVAVRDVIDEGYAATVILGQLHETVIEDDLNDKQKSAIAEKMAEVDKCLVDGADEYLQILSLCSVILQQSSQN